A window of Citrus sinensis cultivar Valencia sweet orange chromosome 7, DVS_A1.0, whole genome shotgun sequence contains these coding sequences:
- the LOC102624190 gene encoding uncharacterized protein LOC102624190 has protein sequence MAGAGIHTYHQQWPPAPAPPPPPAAAAAAPPPPPPVPYDNTNRIAHDEVRTIFITGLPDDVKERELQNLLRWLPGYEASQVNYKGEKPMGFALFSTAQLAVAAKDALQEMIFDAETKSVLHTEMAKKNLFVKRGIVADTNAYDQSKRLRTGGDYTHTGYSAPSPFHAPPAPVWGPHGYMAPPPPPYDPYGGYGVPPVQMPAPAPVPAPSSYVPVQNTKDNPPCNTLFIGNLGESINEEELRGLFSAQPGFKQMKVLRQERHTVCFIEFEDVNSASSVHHNLQGAVIPSSGSVGMRIQYSKNPFGKRKDGSHAIASPAANGVPPALNYQ, from the exons ATGGCAGGCGCTGGAATCCACACTTATCACCAGCAATGGCCACCGGCACCAGCTCCGCCCCCTCCTCCGGCCGCCGCCGCCGCAGCACCACCCCCACCTCCCCCAGTTCCCTACGATAACACCAACCGGATCGCTCACGATGAG gtgCGCACGATATTCATTACTGGTCTGCCTGACGATGTGAAGGAGAGAGAACTGCAAAACTTACTGAGATGGCTGCCTGGTTATGAGGCTTCACAAGTGAACTATAAGGGAGAAAAACCCATGGGTTTTGCTCTCTTCTCAACTGCCCAGCTGGCAGTTGCTGCCAAAGATGCCCTTCAG GAAATGATATTTGATGCTGAGACAAAGTCTGTGCTCCACACAGAAATGGccaagaaaaatctttttgttaAGAGAG GAATAGTTGCAGATACTAATGCATATGATCAAAGTAAACGGTTGCGAACTGGTGGTGATTATACACATACTGGTTATTCAGCTCCATCTCCATTTCATGCTCCTCCAGCTCCTGTTTGGGGTCCACATGG GTATATGGCTCCACCCCCTCCTCCCTATGACCCATATGGTGGCTATGGTGTTCCTCCTGTACAAATGCCTGCTCCTGCTCCTGTACCTGCACCTAGCAGTTATGTACCTGTTCAG AATACAAAAGATAACCCTCCTTGCAATACCTTATTTATTGGCAATCTTGGAGAGAGTATAAATGAAGAAGAGCTGAGGGGCTTATTCAGCGC ACAACCTGGTTTTAAGCAAATGAAGGTCTTGAGACAAGAGAGACATACTGTTTGCTTTATTGAGTTTGAA GATGTGAACAGTGCATCCAGCGTGCACCATAATTTGCAGGGTGCTGTTATCCCTAGTTCTGGTTCTGTTGGCATGCGCATACA ATATTCGAAGAATCCATTTGGAAAAAGGAAGGATGGAAGCCACGCTATTGCTTCTCCAGCAGCAAATGGAGTTCCTCCAGCATTGAACTACCAGTAG